From the Astyanax mexicanus isolate ESR-SI-001 chromosome 12, AstMex3_surface, whole genome shotgun sequence genome, the window CATGACATGACAGATAATTGACcgaatattgattattgatttaatatttctatttaaaaatatatatatatatatatataacacatcaGTTTTTCCCAATATTGTAAACTTAaactacaaaaacaaaataaattataaatcattaaaaaatgtatcGCAGTTTTACAGAAATTAATACAATGATAACATCAAGTTAAACCAATCTAGCTCAAAcatatcttaattaaataaaaagaaaactcaCAACAATTCTCTATATCAGGAACACTGCAGTTCAGCTTTGAGTCCAGTTTATTTAGTAGTCTTTTTGTGTCTTTCTCTTGTTTTAAGCTCACctgaaacaaagaaaaatgacataaaactatatataaaaaaaaagttaatgcaGCGACTGAGAAGATGACCTATGTAGCTGAGCATTTAAATTTTACCTTCTTATAGGCATGGCAGTGAGTTTGAATAGGACAACGAGCACAACCTGGGTTTTTAGGGGTGCACACTGTCGCCCCCAGTTCCATTAAGGCCTGATTAAAATCAGCAGGTCTTTTTGGGTCCACTAGAGTTTCTGCTATTTTCctataatagaataaaatatgtttttaacaatgttgtaaataaaaagcacaaataaataaagtgtacAATTTCACTACCATATGAAACCATTATTGACAATAGGCGCTAAAAGATATTTTAAACAAGAACATCAAATCCACACTCCAGTCCGACCACTGCATACCGCTGCATACCACAGTGCCTCAGTGACCACAGGACTGGTGCTGTCTGCTCCGATCGCCCGAACACGACACAGGACCCGAATCACATTCCCATCCACAGCACCTGTAACCTGAGCATCAATAAGGCTGGATCAGCATTGTGTAATTACAGCTCACtcttacaaaaaaatatgtttttaatactaAGAAAATTATTAACCCAGAAGAGCCCATGATGATGTATGTATGTGTCatagatgatttaaaaaaaaaaaaaatctttgcagCATTCGATCCTTAATTTTAACTGATCACGAGCataagtgacatatactgaaaATCCAGAGAGCATCCCAGAATAgcatgtgaatgtgtgtttgttcatctgactTATTTACAGATTATAGGTGTACCTGGTTAATACTTGAGATAAATGTAGCTCATttcaaaagtgtattttagcttctATAAGATCTGTTCCAACCAGTTTAACAATtcactttatttaatatttatttttttagttatttagttattttttgctTAAATTAAAACTTGTATTGTTGTTGTCAtcaggattttttattttattttatttatattatttatttatcccattttctcccaatttacaaggccaattacccaacccactcattaggactcctcctcagccaccgcttctttttcaactgttgctgatgtagtattgccgagtagcatcacagcgctaacactcggaggaaagcgcatcgactctgttctgatacatcagctcacagacgcattgtgctGAATGACATTACTctaagagcgccatctacccacccagagagagcaaggccaatcgtgctctctcagggctccggcagctggtgACAAGCTACATAAACGTGATTCGAAccaatctctcgatcatagtggcagcactttaatcCCCCGGAGCACTACATGAggattttgatttaaaaaaaattacagtcatATGTTCACAATAAGAAAATAACATGAatcactgaatttatttgtttaaatttttaatttggcATCAGTATTCAGAAATGGCTCTGGGCTCTTATGGAATAAtgttttttaacaatatttaaaaaacagataaaacttATCTGAACtagttatttataaaatattgatCAACTATGtgtaaatagttaattaaaaataagaaaccaGGTGAATTCGATTAGTGTACCTGACCCAGAGCGATAGAGCTGATGGCCCCAGCGGTGTAGCGCCCGACCCCTGGCAGCTGCTTCAGTAGAGCCTCAGCAGACCTGGGCATCTGCCCACCCAGCTCAGACACCACCTACAGCACCAACACCATCAAACACATTCACAGAAGTTCATAAAAATCATCtaaaaaactaatatattattaGATACATCACTGTCAAGATAATTAATAAAACCTAATAATACCTTCTGAGCTCCTTCATGCAGCCTCCGTCCCCGAGAGTAATATCCAAGACCTGACCACATCTGATTTACCTCctgattaaaaaacacattatttttactgttatatCTGTGCAATCTGTGAATTGTATAGAGGGTAATTGTATTTTAAAGGTTTTGTAGTGAAGCCTGTTATATTAAACCCGCAGCTCACCTCTAGCGAAGCTTCTGCGAGTGTCTGCACCGTTGGCCACCTCTGATATAAAGATAAGAAATACCAACTAAATATAAGTGCAAGCCACACATCCAAATGTCATTATAATTAaagattaaatatatttaaataatcattCAGAAAAGGATatttttactaaaatataaaaaaaaaaatatgaacagaAATGAGCAGCCTGCCTTCATCCACTTGTTGTAGTAGTCCACCACTGTAGCCACCTGAGTCTGCTGGAGCATTACCTCAGACACCCACACTGCCAGAAGACAAAATTCAATCACATTCTGAActaaggggtgggcgatatggccttaaaataatatcactatatttcagggtatttttgcgataacaatattcttaaaaaataaatgaattacaatatactgcaacaaaataaatattaaattgtattcagtgatttgattattattgcatacaatataatatagcaCACCTCTAATTAAAACTACTATAGAAGCCAATGATCCAGCAAGtcaagtcatgatactaataatacactccaaatacccaggattaaaataaaataaatgatactggacagatataatctgtcactaataaatattatttaatagaaaatttaaaacagtgtgattttttcttttgccccAATCAACTAAGAGGTTGTACCCTGGTGGCCCATATGGGTATTTTTTCGATAACAATATTCAAACATGTTGGTGAAATGATTACGTACAACACAATATGGTGCACCATATTTACCTGCGTATGTCCTGATGTTGACATCCTGCTCCTTCATGGCCTTTCAAGACAAAGATTATTTAGTGTGGGAATGCTGTATCCAGTACAAAATGAATGTTATATATGGTGATAGGTATGCATATGTAATAATTACTAAGCTTTAACTAAGCTTTAAGTAATACTTTGaaattatttagaattaattattttatgatTATCCCACATTTTAATTTCCAGCACCAGCAAACATTACTAATATTGGCCTTACACTAAATAATTTTGCAGGTAATTTCACCACTGCACCCAAATGTCCAATGTCAAAATTAAAGCATGCAaatcttttttcttctttgttcaaCAGTATCACTTAAATATGATAGGAAATCAAATAATTGTAGTATTGCAGATTCTCAGTCAGGGTTTCAGGGTTTCAGGGTATCAAAGATTAGTCTTTCCAAAACACTTTTCAGTTTATGGTTGGagtgtgtatgttagtgtgtaCATTACCACAGTCCTCCATGGTAGCTCCCTCTTGCTCTGGTCATACCAGGACAGGAGATGTGAGCGAAAGAGCTTCAGTTCAGCAGGGTCATCAAAGAAATGACAGGAGGATGGACTTGAAGGCTCTTCTGCAGGACACAAATGAGACGGTAGGTTTTATTATAGCATAAAATATACTAAGCTGTAAACTTTCAATTACCATACAGATGCATTGTGTTCAGATATGTACTGTACACTTTTCCCACCAGCAGCCGTGTGTTTAAAGGGGGACTAAAACCcattgatttttgctgactccaccctcagctcaaatatgAAATAGGCTAAAAAATGGAAGGGgtggtttgggaggggcacttggtgatgtatgggtttagaggcggggagAGATCCTGGAACCAGACACACTTATTTTTAATGAATATgtgtggctttgcaggaatggtagaAGAACACATTGAtggcatttatttaaatatataatgaaacACTTCTGCTTacaatttaaaagaaacaaatcttaaggactgctccTTTAAGGACACACTATTTATTTAAGggccacttatatatatatatatatatatatatatatatatatatatatatatatatatatatatattatatacttataaaaaaatatatatatatatatatattttaagatacaCTGCATGGTGAATATATAtgacaggtgtttctgataaaatggccagtgactAGTTACAAGGTGGGTTTTAACTCGATAGACTTGCATTTCAATGTATATTCATCAGTACTGTAACTGGTACAAAGTTTTTGGCTGCTTTACTGGTCGACCTTAAATGGAGCACGTTTTAAGGTGGACCAGTTGTAATTCTGAATGAGAAGGTTTGAGCAGTACATGTATATCTTACCTTGTTTAACGTTAGGCTTCAGTTTGTTGGATTTAGGCAGTGCAGCTCTTTTCCCCTGTGACTTTATCCTGCTCATGGTGTTTATCCGGATCAGCAGCCGcataaaataccattaaaaatatCTATCCTCCACCAGCGCTCCTCCACACAGCCAGGGATATCCGGGGCTTTAATTTGAGtacttaattattaaattaacacattattagaGCGTTATTTCAGTATTAACGATGATTAACCGGCTGAACACGGTTTGTTTTCATTACGCGCTGGAAACAGAAAAAACCCGCCATGTGCCGCACTTCCGGGACAGGGGACGACCAATCAAATTATAGTGTCGCCTGGCCAGCCAATCACAAACCTTGTTTGCagaattgtgttttattttttatttttaccactaggaataaaaatattgattaaaagcCGCAAATTGGACTCAACTTTATGGACTTATCTAttttgcttaataaaaaaaactcaataataaGACACATGTATGCAATATTTAAAGCCTATAGCTTTCATTAATAAAAGTTTAATGTATACTGTACTAAAAACCTCATCACTTACCGATTGGGGAGAAGTGCTGATTTGTGAAAAtttgtttcacattttatttAGACTTAGTCATAATAAATTAGCTCTTAACACAGGTCATTATCCTGAAGGGGAAGAATCAAATAATCTGATCAACTGATAAGGAAATGATTTAgacaaaaaagttaatttttccaaaacgttttatattatttatattattactaataagaataataagaataaaaaaaatcttaattataataataatgtgatttaCCCTACAACATACttgaaacaaattaaataaacggTTATAATAAGTGTTCTTAACAGAATACTTCTGTTATACTTCACTACAAATATTCTTGGTAAATCATTATAGATTATTATAGATATTAAAGATTATAGAGCCTACTTTTTAACTCGTTTTTAACTCAGTTGGTCTCCAGTCATACACGTGATATAGTATCTAAAAAAGTACTTtatgtacttaagtactgtatatacactaacAAGAACCTCTGTGTGTTCTGAACATTCTTTACTTTAGCTGGCAATGGTTTTTAAGTTTGACTGGTGTAGATAGAGGACATTATTGCAAGTATAAAATTATTGGTTTTAttataataatggtaataataactCACTCGCACTGACAGTAAGTACTTTCtttttattatgatttaaaaGGGCAAAATCAGTATGGATAACAAGTCAGTCCACTTCTGTTCAGTGTGATGTTTAGGATTCTGCATTCTGCTCTTCAGGTTCTGGAACAAAAATTAAATGCACAGTGTTTTAAAACCGTCCTCTAAATCCCAAGGTACCCTACCTTTTGTAGACTGCAGCACAAGACATTATTTggcacacacaaaaaatataatcaACCATTTCAcacctaaacaaacaaacagcacacTAACAAATATCAAAAACACTATAAAGTCACTGTCCCTActgtactgaaaaaaataagCCACTATGATAAATTGCATGGTAAAATATATAGGCACAACTAGAAAGCTGATTGGCTTGTTTTGGTGAATTACAGACACCAACATTAGCGTTACAAGAACTCCCATTCATATTGCTATCAGTGGTTGGTCTCTTCATTAATAATGTCTCTGGCTGCATTATTAATCTGCTCTGTCATAGAACACTGTTTCAAAATGAAAGACCCTTTATATACAGTCAAGATATACAGCTGACATTCAGAGCTATTTGGAgggcgcagctgatgtatcctttgtgGCTCTCTGTTAAATACACTTCTTTGCATACAAAAGGaaaacagcaccacaaaaacAAAGCCTGTAAAACAAAGTCTTTGGAGCATACATCATTTAAATATTGCAAAATTTAAATGATGTATGTTTACATTTACGCGTGATGTCACCATGAATCTTGTCACTACAGCCTGTTAGTGTACATTTATGTAAGATAGGTGGAGCTCATAAATTGTTCataatgttttataaaaatgtttgccAAAAGAACATTAGAATACCTCTAGAAATGTTCACTTTGTTTGACAGTAGAATCTCGGCCTCAACATCATCCATCCTAGTGTACAGCAGCTCAGCGTTTTTCTAAAAACATGCAGAAATctatattagtaatatttatttactgtaaatatctTTAAAACATCTTGCAGTGTTTTATCTGTATGCCTGGCAACCTCAAACTCTTTTAAACTTTTACCATGAATGATCCAAACAGAGCCGGTCCCATAGCTCGCTGCACATGTTCCTCTACCACTGGATCTGAGCGCACAAAGTGCTGCAgcacacaaatcagaaaaatataaaatcattacTAAAGTACTGTATGTTGTAACCTGTGATTGATgagttattaattaattacagtatagattttttatgattagttcATATGCAAAGATTGTTGTTTGACAGTGGCAGTGCTGTGCTCTGTTGTTAGATACCATTTTTCAGACTGGATAAAAATCAAACTTTTCTTTCTTAGACGAAAACTAAGCAAaactaatacattttaaataacaaaatataaaactaataataactaactgattaaaaaaaactgatacaTCAAAATGAATCATGCCCTTTATAATGATATGTATCATATTGCATATAATCattaagttcttgccaatacacagcccccCCTCCACCCCCATAAAGTAAACACAAATAAGATGAACTAAAACACACAGTAATGcattgtgtttaagtgtgtgtgtgttttatttgtacCTCCAAAGTCAGACTAGCTTGTTTCTGAGCGTCTTCATGCTCCTGATTACCCATAGCATACAGTAATTGATGCACCACTCCAAGATGGATCAGTTCTTCAGATGTTCTCTGGCTGCTCTGAGCCAAAATCCTGCAAGATTAGCAAAAATCAGACTTTTTATTCCCCATAATAAAGTGCAGTACACATGattctgtattattattaataataatagtaggaaGTATTATTACCTTAGGGCTTTAGCTGCTGCAGCTTGCTGTACAAAGAGTGGTAACGAGTCTGTCATCTTCATCATCTCTGGATCTGAGGAACATAGCATTTTATAGAgcaattacattatattttattcatcggCATTGACATTAAATCAATTTAGGGTTGTAAagtatagtaaaacactgttagGCTAACTTTCGTGGTATTACTATAAAAATCACCTGAATCTAAACCTGTGGGTGTGGACTACTGTACGTGATTGGTCAGTGGAATAAAGAAGTAAGGTAGGTGAGGTCATACCCTGTAGGATCTTGTATTTGAGATTTCTCTCTCTGGACGGTTTCAGCAGAGTGATCAGAGAACGCTGGAGTGAAGTTCTGACCTCAGTCTGCTGCAGCTCTGAGATCAGCTCTATTACTGTGAGtaatcaacaaacaaacaaacaaataaataaataaatgcataaataaataaattagaatgGTTAGAataccggtcatgcagcttgccatcagctgctggagccctgagagtgcacaattggccttgctctctctgggtgggtacagtagatggctcttttcactctcatcactcctagggtgatgtcgatcagcacaaggcatctgtgaactgatgtatcggaaccgagtcgctgcactttcctccgagcacactgtgatgctactcggcaatgcaacatcagcagcagatcaaaaagaggcggagtctgatttcacatgtgtcagaTGAGGTATGTGGTAGTCTTTACCCCttctttgtgttgtggcatcactagtgatggggaaatACAGCTAAGTATAAGCTGATTAGCAGCTTAGTGGGTGggacaaaaatgtaaatacatataaaaaaggcCAAAGGCTTACCATTAGTAATACCTACCCTCATGCTGCACCTCTTGATGTAAAGAATGTAATAAATTCAGCAAGGGCTCCACAATACCAGGATAAGCTGATTTTACAACAGACtgaaagagaaaaatgaaaatgtaacagTTTctccctcagattccttttatttgtttaaggGTTAATCAACAGTTATAGCAAATAATGCTGCTTCACATTCCTCTATGTGAAGTGAAGCAgtgattttggcacaacactggttcaacttttttccttttctatTGTTAAATCTGAGATTAATACTGAAGATTTGGGTAAATTAATACactttaaaggcacactaggtaggatttccttgattattaaatcttttaaagaagtgaaattacagctttaaactcactgcagcgctccactGAGGTGTAAaag encodes:
- the mutyh gene encoding adenine DNA glycosylase isoform X1, giving the protein MRLLIRINTMSRIKSQGKRAALPKSNKLKPNVKQEEPSSPSSCHFFDDPAELKLFRSHLLSWYDQSKRELPWRTVAMKEQDVNIRTYAVWVSEVMLQQTQVATVVDYYNKWMKRWPTVQTLAEASLEEVNQMWSGLGYYSRGRRLHEGAQKVVSELGGQMPRSAEALLKQLPGVGRYTAGAISSIALGQVTGAVDGNVIRVLCRVRAIGADSTSPVVTEALWKIAETLVDPKRPADFNQALMELGATVCTPKNPGCARCPIQTHCHAYKKVSLKQEKDTKRLLNKLDSKLNCSVPDIENCLSGSCKLCLSEGWDSELGVQNYPRKPMKKAPRVERTLTCVLHRQSDQGEIQYLLIQRPSKGLLAGMWELPSMLLEEGISEKKHRGLLSAEVQRVLETSPDEESFQYLGEVVHIFSHIHQTYVVYSATVSLYSEAEREQKISWLSDAALQAAAVSTGVKKIMKLYYECTSKLKDTKVNKKRKQSTDSGKDNQAKQSKRRQERSTDGGPKQLSLSRFFTSSKPANS
- the mutyh gene encoding adenine DNA glycosylase isoform X2 translates to MRLLIRINTMSRIKSQGKRAALPKSNKLKPNVKQEEPSSPSSCHFFDDPAELKLFRSHLLSWYDQSKRELPWRTVAMKEQDVNIRTYAVWVSEVMLQQTQVATVVDYYNKWMKRWPTVQTLAEASLEEVNQMWSGLGYYSRGRRLHEGAQKVVSELGGQMPRSAEALLKQLPGVGRYTAGAISSIALGQVTGAVDGNVIRVLCRVRAIGADSTSPVVTEALWKIAETLVDPKRPADFNQALMELGATVCTPKNPGCARCPIQTHCHAYKKVSLKQEKDTKRLLNKLDSKLNCSVPDIENCLSGSCKLCLSEGWDSELGVQNYPRKPMKKAPRVERTLTCVLHRQSDQGEIQYLLIQRPSKGLLAGMWELPSMLLEEGISEKKHRGLLSAEVQRVLETSPDEESFQYLGEVVHIFSHIHQTYVVYSATVSLYSEAEREQKISWLSDAALQAAAVSTGVKKIMKLYYECTSKLKDTKNKKRKQSTDSGKDNQAKQSKRRQERSTDGGPKQLSLSRFFTSSKPANS
- the mutyh gene encoding adenine DNA glycosylase isoform X3; this translates as MRLLIRINTMSRIKSQGKRAALPKSNKLKPNVKQEEPSSPSSCHFFDDPAELKLFRSHLLSWYDQSKRELPWRTVAMKEQDVNIRTYAVWVSEVMLQQTQVATVVDYYNKWMKRWPTVQTLAEASLEEVNQMWSGLGYYSRGRRLHEGAQKVVSELGGQMPRSAEALLKQLPGVGRYTAGAISSIALGQVTGAVDGNVIRVLCRVRAIGADSTSPVVTEALWKIAETLVDPKRPADFNQALMELGATVCTPKNPGCARCPIQTHCHAYKKVSLKQEKDTKRLLNKLDSKLNCSVPDIENCLSGSCKLCLSEGWDSELGVQNYPRKPMKKAPRVERTLTCVLHRQSDQGEIQYLLIQRPSKGLLAGMWELPSMLLEEGISEKKHRGLLSAEVQRVLETSPDEESFQYLGEKGSRKSAGSVMQLCRRLLCLLGSKRL